Within the Pseudonocardia alni genome, the region CGTCCGGAGCCGGTCACCCCGGTGGACGGCGCGCTGCCACCACCCGGTGATCCTGCGGTCCGGAGACCTCAGCGCGCCGTGACCGGTGTGCGCAGGTCGGCCGCGGGGAACGGGGGCCGGTCGTCGAGGCGGACCGACAGCTTCCCGGCGGCCCGCCAGGCACGGGCGGTCAGGTCGCGGTCCTCGTCGGTCACGAGGTTGCCCATCACCCGCAGCGCGACGGTCATCAGTGCCCGCGACCGCATCCCGACCGGCCCGGCCAGCGGCAGCAGTCGCGGGATCGTGATCAGCCCGGCGAGCCGCCGCGCGATCGAGAACGCCAGGCCGTAGTGCGAGCGCAGGGTCGCGGGCCAGGCGCGGTCCAGGTCGGCGCCCGACGCGAGCAGCTCCGCGACGAGCCGGCCGGTCTCCAGGCCGTAGTCGATGCCCTCCCCGTTGAGCGGGTTCACGCAGCCCGCCGCGTCGCCGACCAGCGCCCAGTTCGGCCCGGCGACGCCGGACACCGCCCCGCCCATCGGCAGCAGCGCGGAGCGGACCAGCTCGACCTCCGGGCCGAGCTCCCACTCGGCGCGGCGCGCGTTCGCGTAGTGGTCGATCAGGCCGCGCAGCTTGATGTTCGCCGGGCGCCGGTCGGTGGCCAGGGTGCCGACGCCGATGTTGACCCGGCCGTCGTTCAGCGGGAACAGCCAGCCGTACCCGGCCAGGACCTCGTCGGCCTCGCCGCGCAGCTCCAGGTGCGAGCTGATCCACGGGTCGTCGTGCCGGCCGGAGCTGACGTAGCCGCGGGCGGCGACGCCGTAGGCGGTGTCCTGGTGCCACTCCCGGCCCAGCACCCGCCCGAGCGTGGAGCGCGCCCCGTCGGCGACGACGAGCCTGCGGCACCGGACGGAGCGGCCGTCGTCGAACAGCACGGAGTCGACCCGGCCCCCGGCGAACGTCACGTCGACGGCCTTGGCGCCCTCCATCGGGGTCACGCCGGCCTCCAGGGCGACCCGGCGGATGCCCGCGTCGAGCTCGGTGCGCGGGATCGCCGAGCCGTGCGCCGGCAGCGACCCGCCCGGCCACGGCAGCTCCAGGACCTGCCCGAACCCGTGCGCGCGCAGCCCCTGGTTGGTGCCGTGCGAGTCGACCCAGCCACCGAGGCCCAGGTGCCCCAGCTCGGCGATCGCGCGCGGGGTCAGCCCGTCACCGCAGGCCTTGTCGCGGGGGAAGGTGGCGGAGTCGGCGAGGACGACGTCGAGCCCGTGCCGGGCCGCCCACGCCGCCGCCGCCGACCCGGCCGGTCCCGCCCCGACGACGAGCACGTCGGTGGAGTCCGGAGTGGTGGCGGGCGGGACGGGGCCGGTGCGCATGACCCCAGTGTCGCAACCCGGCTGGGCCGCCGCCGCCGAGCGTGCCCCCGGTCACGACCGGGGCCGCTACCGTGGCACCCGTGATCGGACCGCAGACACAGGACCCGGCCCGGCTCGACGCCGTCCGGGTGGTGGCGGCCCGGGTACCGGGACTGACGCTCCTGCTCCTGCACGGGTCGCGCAGCCGCGGTCAGGAGCATGCCGGGTCGGACTGGGACCTGGGCTATCGCGGCGACGCCGACCCGGCCACGCTGCTCGACGCGGTCGCGTCGGCGCTGGGTACGGACGCCGTCGACCTCGTCGACCTCGACCGGGCCACTGCGCTGCTCCGGTACGAGGCAGCCCGCGACGGCGTCGCCCTGTACACGTCCGGCGACGCGTATCGCGACTTCGTGCTGGAGGCCACCCGCTTCTGGTGCGACGCCGGTCCCGTGATCCGGCGTGCTCAGCAGGACGTCCTCGCGGGGCTCGGGCGGTGAGCGGGGCGATCCGGCCGGAACTGCTCGCCGAGCGCGCGGCGACGGTCCGCCGGCACCTCGACCGTGTGCGGGACCGGCTGCCGTCGGACCCGGACGGGCTGGCCCCGATGACCGACGCGACCGACGCCGTCGTCCTGCACCTGTGGCAGGCCATCCAGGTCGTCATCGACATGGCGGTGTCGGCCTGCGTCACATCGGGGCTCGGCTCGCCGCCCACCTACGGTGACGCGTTCCGCCTGCTCGGGAGGCACGGCGTCGTCGAGACCGGACTGGCGGACCGGCTGGCCAGGGCGGCCGCGTTCCGCAACCTACTGGTCCACGCCTACGGCGAGCTCGACCTGCGCCGGGTCCACACCATCGCCTCGCAGGGCCCTGCCGACCTGCTCGCGTTCCTGGCGGCGCTGCGCGACGCGTGAACTCCGGTCACGACCGGGTCAGGTGCCAGAGGATCACGTCGTGGGCGTGGCGGGCCTTGTCGTCGCCGCGGAAGGCCACCTCGTGCACGGCCGCCCCGACGGTGATCGCGATCTGGCCGGAGCTCGCGAACCGGCCCAGCAGGTTCCGATCGGCGACGAACGAGACCGAGGAGATCCGGCCGTAGGGGATCGAGGTGATCGCGGTGCGCTTGCCGACGAAGGAGTTGTCCTGCAGGACCGCCCGCAGGTCGGTGAGGCCGAGGAAGCCGGTGCCGGCACCGATCGCGTCGTAGACGGCGATGATCCGCTCGCCCTCCAGCAGGCCGGCGGCGACCTTGTCGAGCTGGTCGCGCTTGTCGAAGACGGGTTCGCTCATGGCTCCGATACTGCCCGGCGGGCGAGCAGTGTCCGCGCCGTCCAGACCAGCGCGGAGACGACGAACAGCACGACGGTCAGCCACACCCACCGCATCCGGTACGGCTCCTGGTCCAGCCCGGTCGCGTTCAGCGTGCTCAGCGCACCCTGCCGGATGATCCCGGGCAGGAACATCAGCAGCGCGAGCCCGGAGCCGAGCACCGGGATCCGCACGTGGTTGACCAGCGGCACCCGGGTGCGGGGCAGCGCGAGCAGCAGCAGCCGGTCCCCGGCAGCGTAGAGCGGGAACAGCACGAGGTCGTGCAGCAGGACCGCGCCGGCGAACCACCAGGCCATCGTGACCAGGTCGGGGGACCCGCCGACGATCGCGTACGCCGCCCATCCGGCGAGCGCGAAGCAGCCGAGGGCGGCGAGCAGGCGGCTACCGAGGAGCAGCACGGGAGAACCCGATCGTCACGACCCACTTGGTGTTGTGCACCCCGGGGAGCGCCGGGACGATCAGCCGCGCCGGGTACCCGTGGTCGGGTGACAGCTCGGCGCCGTTGACCCGCAGCGCGAGCAGCGAGTCCGGCGACACCGTCTGGCCGCGGTTGAGCAGCGACCGGGCGAACGGGCTCCCCACCTCGGCCGACCGCACCTCCGCGGTCTCCGGGTCGGTCACGCCCGCGGCGCGGGCCAGGTCGGTCAGCCGCACCCCCGTCCACACCTGCGCGGTCGACCAGCCCTCGACGCAGGCGATCGGCAGCTCCGCGGTGTGCTGCGGCAGCGCGGCCAGCGCCGCCCGGTCGAGCACCACCGGTGCCGTGCCGCCGGTCAGGGTCAGCGTCCAGGCGCTCCCGACCGCGGCCGGGGCGATGCCGGACGCGACGAACGTGCGGTTGACCGGGAAGTCGTTCGGGCCGCCCCGCTCGGTGCTGTCGGGCGCCGTCGTCCGGCCGCGGGGCAGCAGCAGCGCCGTCGACCGGAGCCGGTCGGTGAACTGGCCGACGGTCAGTGCCGCGACGAAGAGCATCCCGCCGCCGACCAGGGCGAGCGCGCCGCGCCGCGACATCGTCGGGGGGTCCGGGTCGGGCGCGACCAGCGGGTGTGCCGGCTCGGGCCGGGTGGCGGCGAGCGGCGTGGCCAGCTCGGTGCGCAGCGATCGGCCCCGCAGCGACCGGACCATCGTCGGGAGCTTCGTGACCACGTGCAGCGCGAACGAGGCCAGGAACACCCAGGCCGCGGCGTAGTGGCCGTCGTAGAACGAGAAGCCGAAGACGTAGTCGTACTGGA harbors:
- a CDS encoding geranylgeranyl reductase family protein, whose protein sequence is MRTGPVPPATTPDSTDVLVVGAGPAGSAAAAWAARHGLDVVLADSATFPRDKACGDGLTPRAIAELGHLGLGGWVDSHGTNQGLRAHGFGQVLELPWPGGSLPAHGSAIPRTELDAGIRRVALEAGVTPMEGAKAVDVTFAGGRVDSVLFDDGRSVRCRRLVVADGARSTLGRVLGREWHQDTAYGVAARGYVSSGRHDDPWISSHLELRGEADEVLAGYGWLFPLNDGRVNIGVGTLATDRRPANIKLRGLIDHYANARRAEWELGPEVELVRSALLPMGGAVSGVAGPNWALVGDAAGCVNPLNGEGIDYGLETGRLVAELLASGADLDRAWPATLRSHYGLAFSIARRLAGLITIPRLLPLAGPVGMRSRALMTVALRVMGNLVTDEDRDLTARAWRAAGKLSVRLDDRPPFPAADLRTPVTAR
- a CDS encoding nucleotidyltransferase family protein, with product MIGPQTQDPARLDAVRVVAARVPGLTLLLLHGSRSRGQEHAGSDWDLGYRGDADPATLLDAVASALGTDAVDLVDLDRATALLRYEAARDGVALYTSGDAYRDFVLEATRFWCDAGPVIRRAQQDVLAGLGR
- the hepT gene encoding type VII toxin-antitoxin system HepT family RNase toxin, translating into MSGAIRPELLAERAATVRRHLDRVRDRLPSDPDGLAPMTDATDAVVLHLWQAIQVVIDMAVSACVTSGLGSPPTYGDAFRLLGRHGVVETGLADRLARAAAFRNLLVHAYGELDLRRVHTIASQGPADLLAFLAALRDA
- a CDS encoding PH domain-containing protein is translated as MSEPVFDKRDQLDKVAAGLLEGERIIAVYDAIGAGTGFLGLTDLRAVLQDNSFVGKRTAITSIPYGRISSVSFVADRNLLGRFASSGQIAITVGAAVHEVAFRGDDKARHAHDVILWHLTRS
- a CDS encoding molybdopterin-dependent oxidoreductase; the protein is MRRVVRWRSPIRGPWLTSMFALPLLVGLPVVAFTGLLDRLAYGREQAIPAADAVGGLQLPWWDWPASPAWLFRLTEGLHVGLGIVLVPLVLAKLWSVIPKLFTAPGRNPVTLLERLSLVLLVGSILFLIVTGLLNVQYDYVFGFSFYDGHYAAAWVFLASFALHVVTKLPTMVRSLRGRSLRTELATPLAATRPEPAHPLVAPDPDPPTMSRRGALALVGGGMLFVAALTVGQFTDRLRSTALLLPRGRTTAPDSTERGGPNDFPVNRTFVASGIAPAAVGSAWTLTLTGGTAPVVLDRAALAALPQHTAELPIACVEGWSTAQVWTGVRLTDLARAAGVTDPETAEVRSAEVGSPFARSLLNRGQTVSPDSLLALRVNGAELSPDHGYPARLIVPALPGVHNTKWVVTIGFSRAAPR